From a single Maritimibacter sp. DP1N21-5 genomic region:
- a CDS encoding 2-hydroxychromene-2-carboxylate isomerase: MARIEYYFSTISPYSYLAGPRFADIVAKHGAEVVWKPFDIVGLFPRTGGTPLPERHPSRKAYRLRDLDRQAKMAGLPINVQPAHFPTNPAPASYAIITAGTDGGGDMAGLVRGLLAACWAEEKNIAEDDVIRSCLEAAGFDPGIADRGLFSGAEGYSKNTEDAVNARVFGAPTWIVEGEELFWGQDRLDTLERHLAGEL, from the coding sequence ATGGCACGCATCGAGTATTACTTTTCGACGATTTCACCCTACAGCTATCTCGCGGGGCCGAGGTTTGCGGACATCGTCGCGAAGCACGGCGCCGAGGTCGTCTGGAAACCCTTCGATATCGTCGGGCTCTTCCCGCGCACGGGCGGCACGCCCTTGCCCGAACGGCATCCCTCGCGCAAGGCCTACCGGCTTCGCGACCTTGACCGCCAGGCAAAGATGGCGGGCCTTCCGATCAATGTGCAGCCCGCACATTTCCCGACCAACCCGGCACCGGCCTCCTATGCGATCATCACGGCCGGAACCGACGGCGGCGGCGATATGGCGGGTCTGGTTCGGGGGTTGCTCGCCGCCTGTTGGGCCGAAGAAAAGAACATCGCCGAGGACGATGTGATACGCTCCTGCCTGGAAGCCGCCGGCTTTGACCCGGGCATTGCCGACCGGGGGCTGTTCTCGGGTGCGGAAGGTTACTCGAAAAACACCGAGGACGCGGTGAACGCGCGCGTCTTCGGAGCGCCGACCTGGATCGTGGAGGGCGAAGAGCTCTTCTGGGGTCAGGACCGATTGGACACGCTCGAGCGTCACCTTGCGGGTGAGTTGTGA
- a CDS encoding paraquat-inducible protein A yields the protein MSGLADSTGIVSAADAGLAGCRRCGRVRPLGTRRCDRCGARIAAPDRASLQNVWAWLIAGLVFYVPANVFPMLITTNFGRTSDSTILGGVVELATHGDAFIAFVVFFASVIIPLAKFGAIAVLCASVGRDVRLSAHRRQQVFEVVEFVGRWSMVDVFVVALLAALVQFDMTASIKPGIAAVSFALSVIFTMIAALSFDNRLLWIDAEQDEDAAGREARA from the coding sequence ATGAGCGGGCTGGCCGACAGCACAGGGATCGTCTCCGCCGCCGATGCCGGCCTTGCGGGGTGCCGCCGGTGCGGGCGCGTGCGTCCCCTGGGCACGAGGCGCTGCGACCGCTGCGGCGCAAGGATCGCCGCGCCGGATCGGGCGAGCCTTCAGAACGTCTGGGCCTGGCTCATCGCAGGGCTCGTCTTCTACGTGCCGGCCAACGTCTTTCCCATGCTCATCACCACGAATTTCGGACGCACGTCGGACAGCACCATCCTTGGCGGCGTGGTCGAGCTTGCCACCCATGGCGACGCCTTCATCGCCTTCGTCGTCTTCTTCGCCTCGGTGATCATACCGCTCGCCAAATTCGGGGCCATCGCCGTGCTCTGCGCCTCGGTCGGTCGGGACGTGCGCCTCTCGGCCCATCGGCGGCAACAGGTCTTCGAGGTCGTGGAGTTCGTGGGCCGCTGGTCCATGGTGGACGTCTTCGTCGTTGCTCTTCTGGCCGCGCTCGTGCAGTTCGACATGACGGCCTCCATCAAACCCGGAATCGCCGCTGTGAGTTTTGCCTTGTCCGTGATCTTTACCATGATTGCCGCCCTCAGTTTTGACAACCGTCTGCTCTGGATCGACGCCGAACAGGACGAAGATGCCGCCGGTCGGGAGGCACGCGCATGA
- a CDS encoding EAL domain-containing protein, with product MFHATSVADGVRAQLDLHLDRIRENLGFDHVFVARVAGGERRIEALSTTGPDPANRFSICAAGMCPVTRAAARSHPVVFAGQVGPQSAMEDCQPAFGVPVMMSGGSLYGVLGGQGAQPSAPPGEIAAKLADFALLITVGLDILHAEEAARQKTRGFVADVIRGHRFHPVFQPVRDVETGEVIYAEGLTRLDESLGVTIPDLLSAAHGIGMGAELELAFARAVFSAPRAPGPIAVNLSEATMRTRAFDEFLSGVAGQPLIVELTEHAPVTDYAALSRAVSRMRSRGVKLAIDDTGAGFTSLRHIIDLKPDILKVDASLSARIDADGDAVALLQFLQNYCDETGTMLVIEGIEREDQVDALRGIGVRYLQGYHVGVPERQTGLANA from the coding sequence ATGTTCCATGCCACGTCGGTTGCGGACGGAGTCCGCGCGCAGCTGGACCTGCATCTGGACCGGATCCGTGAAAACCTCGGGTTCGATCACGTATTCGTGGCGCGGGTCGCGGGCGGTGAACGGCGGATTGAGGCCCTGTCGACCACAGGTCCGGACCCCGCCAACCGCTTTTCGATCTGCGCGGCGGGGATGTGCCCCGTCACCCGCGCGGCCGCCCGATCGCACCCAGTGGTCTTTGCCGGACAGGTCGGACCGCAGTCCGCCATGGAGGATTGCCAACCCGCCTTCGGCGTTCCCGTGATGATGTCCGGTGGTTCGCTCTATGGGGTGCTCGGGGGACAAGGCGCGCAGCCATCCGCGCCGCCCGGCGAGATCGCCGCCAAGCTGGCCGACTTCGCTTTGCTGATCACCGTCGGGCTCGATATCCTTCATGCCGAGGAAGCGGCCCGGCAGAAAACGCGGGGGTTCGTGGCCGATGTGATCCGGGGGCACCGGTTCCATCCGGTGTTCCAACCCGTGCGGGATGTGGAAACGGGAGAGGTGATCTATGCCGAGGGGCTCACGCGGCTGGACGAGAGCCTCGGCGTCACGATCCCCGACCTGCTCTCGGCGGCACATGGGATCGGAATGGGGGCGGAATTGGAACTTGCCTTCGCGCGGGCAGTCTTCTCGGCGCCGCGTGCCCCGGGTCCCATAGCCGTCAACCTGTCCGAAGCGACGATGCGCACGCGGGCCTTCGACGAGTTCCTGTCGGGCGTTGCGGGTCAGCCCCTGATCGTGGAACTGACCGAACATGCGCCGGTGACCGATTACGCGGCCCTTTCGCGCGCGGTGAGCCGGATGCGGTCGCGGGGGGTGAAGCTCGCCATCGACGATACCGGCGCGGGCTTCACCTCGCTCCGGCACATCATCGACCTGAAGCCCGACATCCTGAAGGTCGATGCGAGCCTCTCGGCACGGATCGATGCGGACGGCGATGCGGTGGCGCTGCTCCAGTTCCTGCAGAACTACTGCGACGAAACCGGCACGATGCTGGTCATCGAGGGGATCGAGCGGGAGGATCAGGTCGACGCGCTGCGCGGGATCGGGGTGCGCTATCTCCAAGGCTACCACGTCGGCGTGCCGGAGCGGCAGACTGGGCTTGCCAACGCTTGA
- a CDS encoding phospholipase D-like domain-containing protein has translation MTDTRQTAAVTAADRPDPPPGGLDVTDLLPELDGPPRFLLTAAEAYPAFEEAVLDAKDEVLISMRVFDPDTPLYSPRAKRIGHSWSELIRRKLDQGVRFDITITDFDPVARADIHRYSWECLARLRAVAAASKQADRFAARVHMHPARVSFGHRLAFMFVSRGKLRTECDTLNHLDRRLRAERLALMPAFKALVRSRPGRVVPRLWPPAPLVPATHHQKMAVVDGNWLYIGGLDLNARRYDDTEHDRANDETWHDIQVAVTGPIAGVARDHILGFREWTNGGTPPPFNGLLRTLSCDCGQGHRGLCPQEVLHEIEDAHLRLIRNARRSIYIETQFLRSSTITDALVEAAGREPDLNLIVMLPAAPEDVAFGGSEDMDAKYGEQLQSEAVERLREAFGPRAFFGAPAQPRTHSSNGRDTHFDAPIIYIHAKCLVVDETAAIVSSANLNGRSMRWDTETGLVFAGADAAQLFDRCARHWFPKGPPDAPGQARAWHDAASGNADLTPEDRPHFVLPYSVTPARETGQNIPGMPEEMV, from the coding sequence TTGACCGACACCAGACAAACCGCCGCGGTCACAGCCGCCGACAGGCCGGATCCCCCGCCCGGCGGGCTTGATGTGACCGACCTCCTGCCGGAACTGGACGGCCCGCCCCGGTTCCTGCTCACGGCGGCGGAAGCCTATCCGGCCTTCGAGGAAGCCGTGCTCGACGCGAAGGACGAGGTTCTGATCTCCATGCGCGTCTTCGATCCCGATACACCGCTCTACAGCCCCCGCGCAAAACGCATCGGCCATAGCTGGTCCGAACTGATCCGCAGGAAGCTCGATCAGGGTGTGCGGTTCGACATCACCATCACGGATTTCGACCCCGTCGCACGAGCCGACATCCACCGCTATTCGTGGGAGTGCCTCGCCCGTCTGCGCGCGGTCGCTGCCGCATCCAAACAGGCCGACCGTTTCGCCGCGCGCGTCCACATGCATCCGGCACGCGTGAGCTTCGGTCACCGGCTCGCCTTCATGTTCGTGTCTCGCGGCAAGCTGCGCACCGAATGCGACACGCTCAACCATCTCGACCGCCGCCTGCGGGCCGAGCGGCTGGCGCTGATGCCCGCGTTCAAGGCGCTGGTCCGGTCGCGCCCGGGCCGCGTGGTGCCCCGGCTCTGGCCGCCCGCCCCGCTGGTCCCTGCCACCCATCACCAGAAGATGGCGGTGGTCGACGGGAACTGGCTCTACATCGGCGGGCTCGACCTGAATGCGCGCCGCTATGACGACACCGAGCACGACCGCGCCAACGACGAGACCTGGCACGACATCCAGGTGGCGGTGACCGGGCCGATCGCCGGTGTGGCCCGCGATCACATCCTGGGGTTCCGCGAGTGGACGAATGGCGGCACGCCGCCGCCCTTCAACGGGCTTCTGCGCACCCTCTCCTGCGATTGCGGTCAGGGACACAGGGGCCTCTGCCCGCAAGAGGTGCTGCACGAGATCGAGGACGCCCACCTGCGGCTGATCCGGAACGCGCGCCGGTCCATCTATATCGAAACGCAATTCCTGCGCTCGTCGACCATCACCGACGCGCTGGTCGAAGCGGCCGGGCGGGAGCCCGACCTGAACCTCATCGTCATGCTTCCCGCTGCGCCCGAGGACGTGGCCTTCGGCGGGTCCGAGGACATGGACGCCAAATACGGCGAGCAACTGCAAAGCGAGGCGGTCGAGCGCCTGCGCGAGGCCTTTGGTCCGCGGGCCTTCTTCGGTGCGCCTGCCCAGCCCCGGACGCACTCATCCAACGGGCGCGACACGCATTTTGACGCGCCCATCATCTATATCCACGCGAAATGCCTCGTCGTCGACGAAACGGCGGCCATCGTCTCCTCTGCCAATCTCAACGGTCGTTCGATGCGTTGGGATACCGAAACCGGGCTCGTCTTTGCGGGCGCGGATGCGGCGCAGCTTTTCGACCGCTGCGCCCGGCACTGGTTTCCGAAAGGTCCCCCCGATGCACCTGGTCAAGCTCGGGCCTGGCACGACGCGGCGTCCGGGAACGCGGACCTCACGCCAGAGGACCGGCCTCATTTCGTGCTGCCCTACTCCGTCACGCCCGCGCGTGAGACCGGACAGAACATTCCCGGGATGCCAGAGGAAATGGTCTGA
- a CDS encoding ribose-phosphate pyrophosphokinase, with the protein MPNISEPKLISGNANLQLAEAVARRMSIHRGSTVKLVDARVERFNDGEVFVEAHENVRGEDMFIIQSTSSPANDNLMELLIIADTLRRSSAGRITAVIPYFGYARQDRRTKARTPISAKLVANMIAQSGIERVLTMDLHAAQIQGFFDIPVDNLYASPIFALDVAHHFKDHLSDVMVISPDVGGVARARELAKRINAPLAIVDKRREKAGEVAEMTVIGDVSGKRCIIVDDICDTAGTLCKAADVLMENGAEEVHAYITHGVMSGPAVERVTASQLKSLVITDSIAPTDAVAGAKNIRIVPTAPMFAQAILNIWGGTSVSSLFEHATLQPLYETLYN; encoded by the coding sequence ATGCCGAACATCTCTGAACCGAAACTCATCTCGGGCAACGCCAACCTGCAACTCGCCGAGGCCGTCGCGCGCCGCATGTCGATACATCGCGGCTCGACCGTGAAGCTCGTCGATGCCCGCGTCGAACGGTTCAACGACGGCGAAGTCTTTGTCGAAGCGCATGAAAACGTGCGCGGCGAGGATATGTTCATCATCCAGTCGACCTCGAGTCCTGCCAATGACAACCTCATGGAACTCCTGATCATCGCCGACACGCTGCGCCGGTCGTCGGCCGGTCGCATCACCGCCGTCATCCCCTATTTCGGCTATGCCCGCCAGGACCGCCGCACCAAGGCCCGCACGCCGATCTCGGCCAAGCTCGTGGCCAACATGATCGCCCAGTCGGGCATCGAGCGGGTTCTGACCATGGACCTGCACGCCGCGCAGATCCAGGGCTTTTTCGACATCCCTGTCGACAACCTTTATGCGTCGCCGATCTTCGCGCTCGACGTGGCGCATCACTTCAAGGACCACCTGAGCGACGTGATGGTGATTTCGCCCGACGTCGGCGGCGTGGCCCGCGCGCGAGAGCTTGCCAAGCGGATCAACGCCCCGCTCGCCATCGTGGACAAACGCCGCGAAAAGGCGGGCGAAGTTGCCGAGATGACCGTGATCGGCGACGTGTCCGGCAAGCGCTGCATCATCGTGGACGACATCTGCGATACGGCCGGCACGCTCTGCAAAGCAGCCGACGTGCTGATGGAAAACGGCGCGGAGGAGGTCCACGCCTATATCACCCACGGCGTCATGTCCGGCCCGGCGGTCGAACGCGTCACGGCGAGCCAGCTCAAGTCCCTCGTCATCACCGATTCCATCGCGCCGACGGATGCCGTGGCCGGGGCCAAGAACATCCGCATCGTGCCCACGGCACCGATGTTCGCGCAGGCGATCCTGAACATCTGGGGCGGAACCAGCGTGTCCTCGCTCTTCGAGCACGCGACGCTGCAGCCGCTCTACGAGACACTCTACAACTGA
- a CDS encoding membrane integrity-associated transporter subunit PqiC has product MTRILPFALLLLAACGGTDARFLVDPSPAAAESRIGIGVGTLEVRDVSLPAYAEESEILVEDSTGALAPIKNAVWADDPVRAMTMALADTMDRQSSATVAAEPWPLETEAQAAVHVRVSEMAARADGMFHLTGQFAISSYDRVVRERIERFDITVPLADTTPGAVARATSAATGQLAGQIMKSLSR; this is encoded by the coding sequence ATGACCCGAATTCTTCCCTTCGCCCTTCTGCTTCTGGCTGCCTGTGGCGGGACCGACGCGCGGTTCCTCGTGGACCCGTCGCCTGCCGCCGCCGAAAGCCGGATCGGGATCGGTGTCGGCACCCTAGAAGTGCGCGACGTGTCCCTTCCGGCCTATGCCGAGGAGAGCGAAATCCTTGTCGAAGACAGCACCGGCGCGCTCGCTCCGATCAAGAACGCGGTCTGGGCCGACGATCCGGTGCGCGCGATGACCATGGCGCTCGCCGACACGATGGACCGGCAGTCGAGCGCGACCGTCGCCGCCGAACCCTGGCCGCTGGAGACCGAAGCCCAGGCGGCGGTCCATGTGCGGGTGAGCGAGATGGCGGCGCGGGCGGACGGGATGTTCCACCTGACCGGGCAATTCGCGATCTCGTCCTACGACCGCGTCGTGCGTGAGCGGATCGAACGGTTCGACATCACCGTGCCGCTCGCGGATACGACGCCCGGCGCCGTGGCGCGAGCGACCAGCGCGGCAACAGGGCAGCTTGCCGGTCAGATCATGAAGAGCCTGAGCCGGTAG
- a CDS encoding alpha/beta fold hydrolase, producing the protein MSETIATEIIAGFPTHVTRAGGGQRRALFIHCSLAHSGAWLGVMSAFLDKLSMTAFDRPGHGRSGPWQGQDAAALLAKTSEIAGALIDRRADVIGHSWGATVALRLAMEWPEHVRSVVLIEPVLYALIKDRPAYGPVAELNAKMRELVEAGDRMGAARLFNDVTNAAQPFDRMPPERQARLAAQIGLIPTESPANTVDAEGIFAPERLARVKQPVLLLESANPPVGLREVHEVICAAIPQTQRVVIAGAGHMAPITHPDNVAGEIAAFLKL; encoded by the coding sequence GTGAGCGAAACCATCGCGACCGAGATCATCGCCGGCTTTCCCACCCATGTGACGCGTGCGGGGGGCGGGCAAAGGCGCGCGCTCTTCATCCATTGTTCGCTCGCCCATTCCGGGGCCTGGCTCGGGGTCATGTCCGCCTTTCTGGACAAGCTGTCGATGACTGCCTTCGACAGGCCCGGACATGGCCGGTCGGGCCCGTGGCAAGGACAGGACGCGGCCGCCCTTCTTGCCAAGACGTCCGAGATCGCGGGCGCGTTGATCGACAGGCGGGCCGACGTGATCGGGCACAGCTGGGGCGCGACGGTCGCGCTTCGGCTCGCGATGGAGTGGCCCGAGCATGTGCGTTCGGTGGTCCTGATCGAACCGGTGCTCTATGCCCTGATCAAGGACAGGCCGGCCTATGGCCCCGTTGCGGAGTTGAACGCGAAGATGCGGGAATTGGTCGAGGCCGGCGACCGCATGGGCGCGGCCCGGCTTTTCAATGACGTCACCAATGCGGCCCAGCCCTTCGACCGGATGCCGCCCGAACGGCAGGCGCGGCTTGCAGCGCAGATCGGCCTCATCCCGACGGAAAGCCCGGCGAACACTGTGGACGCCGAGGGCATCTTCGCGCCCGAGCGGCTGGCCCGCGTCAAGCAGCCCGTCCTGCTTCTGGAAAGCGCCAATCCTCCTGTGGGCCTGCGCGAGGTGCATGAAGTGATCTGTGCCGCGATCCCGCAGACGCAGCGCGTGGTGATCGCGGGGGCCGGGCATATGGCGCCGATCACGCATCCCGACAACGTGGCGGGCGAAATCGCGGCGTTCCTGAAGCTCTAG
- a CDS encoding intermembrane transport protein PqiB, with amino-acid sequence MSDNGASDMTVSPRKRTKWRNLSLIWAVPLIALGVTLFVAVQTWSERGSLIQIRLTNAQGIVPDESTLRYRDVVVGVVERVTFTEDLSSILVNVRVDRSIADSLPPDAQFWVVRPQISAAGVQGLNTVLSGVYLEVSFTPQEGAAHKSFVGLDDAPLISPGEEGLRIVLRASDASDITAGAPISYRGIEVGRIETPRLVEGSTGVVVDAFIEQPYDKLLTTATRFWVTSGISVGLGPGGVDLSIGSVANLVRGGLAFDTVFSGGIEVADGASFDLFEDEQVARSSVFADTMDNGVAFSVEFDENVTGLIPGSQVMYRGVRVGTVDTITAYVVEQPGAPEVRLRATLLIAPNRMGLDTDADEAAVYDFFQRAVAGGLRAQLGWQSLFSQQLIVDLVQDDEGAEAVLEYNLDTPPTIPTIASDLPDFGATAEGLLARVDNLPVEELIEQVIATLAAVETFTADGDLRDAPGEFVALMQEARGIVGSEGAQALPEALNDAVVELTAVTEQLRSADAVSKVLSALQEIEVAAGAVTTFGNGMTDASDQLTQLLVDFQALTQKATALPIEEFLASAEGFIKDADELISSPGMQAVPESLSVALDEARAAISDIREGDLIDNANAAMASASDAAAAVEEAAGRLPSLAERIERVVAEAERVVASYSGNSEFNRETVASLREVRAAAEALSKLARAIERNPNSLLFGR; translated from the coding sequence ATGAGCGACAACGGCGCCTCCGACATGACCGTCAGCCCCCGCAAGCGCACGAAGTGGCGCAACCTGTCCCTGATCTGGGCGGTGCCGCTCATCGCGCTCGGGGTCACGCTCTTCGTCGCAGTCCAGACCTGGAGCGAGCGCGGGTCGCTCATCCAGATCCGCTTGACCAACGCGCAGGGCATCGTGCCGGATGAAAGCACGCTGCGCTACCGCGACGTGGTGGTGGGGGTTGTCGAACGCGTCACGTTCACCGAGGACCTCTCCTCGATCCTCGTCAACGTGCGGGTGGACCGCTCCATCGCCGACAGTCTGCCGCCCGATGCCCAGTTCTGGGTGGTGAGGCCGCAAATCTCGGCCGCCGGGGTGCAGGGGCTCAACACGGTCCTCTCCGGCGTCTACCTCGAAGTCTCATTCACGCCGCAAGAAGGGGCCGCGCACAAGAGCTTCGTGGGCCTTGACGATGCGCCGCTGATCTCGCCGGGCGAAGAGGGGCTTCGGATTGTTCTCAGGGCCTCGGACGCGAGCGACATCACCGCCGGCGCGCCGATTTCCTATCGCGGGATCGAGGTCGGGCGGATCGAAACGCCGCGCCTGGTCGAGGGATCGACCGGGGTCGTGGTGGATGCCTTCATCGAGCAGCCTTACGACAAGCTCCTCACCACGGCGACGCGGTTCTGGGTCACATCAGGGATTTCGGTGGGACTGGGGCCGGGCGGGGTCGACCTGTCGATCGGATCCGTCGCGAACCTCGTGCGCGGCGGGCTTGCCTTCGACACCGTCTTCTCGGGCGGGATCGAAGTGGCCGATGGGGCGAGTTTCGATCTTTTCGAGGATGAACAGGTGGCGCGGTCGTCGGTCTTTGCCGACACCATGGACAACGGCGTCGCCTTCTCGGTCGAGTTCGACGAGAACGTCACCGGCCTCATCCCCGGCTCGCAGGTCATGTACCGGGGCGTGCGTGTGGGGACGGTCGACACGATCACCGCCTATGTGGTCGAACAGCCCGGTGCACCGGAAGTGCGGCTGCGCGCGACGCTCCTGATCGCACCCAACCGCATGGGGCTCGATACCGACGCGGACGAAGCGGCGGTCTACGACTTCTTCCAGCGTGCCGTCGCGGGCGGGCTGCGCGCCCAGCTTGGCTGGCAAAGCCTCTTCTCCCAGCAGTTGATCGTCGACCTCGTGCAGGACGACGAGGGCGCGGAGGCCGTGCTTGAATACAACCTCGACACGCCCCCGACGATCCCGACCATCGCTTCGGATCTGCCGGACTTCGGCGCGACCGCCGAGGGGCTGCTGGCCCGGGTCGACAACCTTCCGGTCGAGGAGTTGATCGAACAGGTGATCGCGACGCTGGCCGCGGTCGAGACCTTCACGGCGGACGGAGACCTGCGCGACGCGCCCGGTGAATTCGTCGCACTCATGCAGGAAGCGCGCGGGATCGTGGGGAGCGAAGGCGCGCAGGCCCTGCCGGAGGCTCTGAACGATGCCGTGGTCGAACTGACCGCCGTGACCGAACAGCTTCGCTCGGCTGACGCCGTGTCGAAGGTGCTCTCCGCCCTGCAGGAAATCGAAGTGGCGGCCGGGGCCGTGACAACCTTCGGGAACGGCATGACCGATGCTTCGGACCAGCTGACCCAGCTTCTGGTGGATTTCCAGGCGCTCACGCAGAAGGCTACCGCGCTGCCCATCGAGGAGTTCCTCGCCTCGGCGGAAGGGTTCATCAAGGACGCCGACGAGCTCATATCGTCGCCGGGGATGCAGGCGGTGCCGGAATCGCTCTCGGTCGCCCTCGACGAAGCACGCGCGGCCATCTCCGACATCCGGGAGGGCGACCTGATCGACAACGCCAATGCCGCCATGGCCAGCGCGAGCGATGCCGCCGCCGCGGTGGAAGAGGCCGCCGGACGCCTGCCGAGCCTTGCCGAGCGGATCGAACGCGTGGTGGCCGAAGCCGAGCGCGTCGTGGCCTCCTATTCCGGCAACAGCGAGTTCAACCGCGAAACGGTCGCGAGCCTGCGCGAAGTGCGCGCGGCGGCCGAGGCCCTGTCAAAGCTCGCCCGAGCGATCGAACGTAACCCCAACTCCCTGCTGTTTGGACGGTGA
- a CDS encoding low specificity L-threonine aldolase gives MFFASDNAGPVHPRVLEALTRANEGYASGYGADDLTTRTVTRIREVFEAPGAAVFFVATGTAANALALATLAQPFQTVFCTDVAHIHEDECNAPEFFTGGAKLTLVPTDDGRMTPDALRAAIEAEESRGIHGPQRGPVSITNITERGTRYTSADIAALAKVAHDHGLPVHLDGARFANALVAEGCTPAEMTWKAGVDVLSFGGTKNGLMGVEAVILFDPARAREFEYRRKRGGHLFSKHRYLTAQMAAYLEGDLWLDLARAANAANARLTRALGQLPEVDFLYETGGNMTFASWSAATHRRLFEAGAVYYLWDGTLEGAADDARLGARLVCDWSMTDDAIDRFIEVLRG, from the coding sequence ATGTTTTTTGCATCCGACAACGCAGGCCCCGTCCACCCCAGGGTGCTCGAGGCCCTGACCCGGGCGAACGAAGGCTATGCCTCGGGCTACGGTGCCGACGACCTTACCACGCGGACCGTGACCCGCATTCGCGAGGTCTTCGAGGCCCCCGGGGCGGCGGTGTTCTTCGTCGCGACCGGGACCGCGGCCAACGCACTCGCGCTCGCCACCCTCGCCCAGCCCTTCCAGACCGTGTTCTGCACCGACGTCGCCCATATCCACGAAGACGAATGCAACGCGCCCGAGTTCTTCACCGGGGGAGCGAAGCTGACCCTCGTGCCCACCGACGACGGCCGCATGACGCCCGACGCCCTGCGCGCCGCAATCGAGGCAGAAGAAAGCCGGGGCATCCACGGCCCACAGCGGGGTCCGGTGTCGATCACCAACATCACCGAACGCGGCACACGCTACACCTCGGCCGATATCGCCGCGCTTGCCAAGGTCGCCCATGACCACGGCTTGCCCGTCCATCTGGACGGCGCGCGTTTCGCCAATGCGTTGGTGGCAGAAGGGTGCACGCCGGCCGAAATGACATGGAAAGCGGGCGTCGACGTGCTGAGCTTCGGCGGCACCAAGAACGGGCTTATGGGCGTGGAGGCGGTGATCCTCTTCGATCCGGCCCGCGCGCGAGAATTTGAATACCGGCGCAAGCGCGGCGGGCATCTGTTCTCGAAGCACCGCTATCTCACCGCCCAGATGGCCGCCTATCTCGAAGGCGACCTCTGGCTCGACCTTGCGCGTGCCGCCAACGCCGCCAACGCCCGCTTGACCCGTGCGCTCGGCCAGCTGCCCGAGGTCGATTTCCTTTATGAAACCGGCGGCAACATGACCTTCGCCTCCTGGAGCGCGGCCACCCACCGCCGTCTGTTCGAGGCGGGCGCGGTCTATTATCTCTGGGACGGCACGCTGGAGGGCGCGGCGGACGACGCCCGCCTTGGCGCGCGACTGGTGTGCGACTGGTCCATGACCGATGACGCCATCGACCGTTTCATCGAGGTGCTGCGGGGCTGA
- a CDS encoding YcgN family cysteine cluster protein, giving the protein MTTRLRPSFWTLPLEALTPQEWEALCDGCGKCCLNKLEDEDTGEVVFTSVACRLLDGETCRCAQYDIRLQFVPECIVLKPQNMGEIAYFMPTSCAYRLRYEGKPLQDWHPLISGNPESVHEAGVSVRGWTTPEFEVDEDDWEDYVIEEEH; this is encoded by the coding sequence ATGACGACTCGTCTCCGCCCGTCTTTCTGGACCCTCCCGCTCGAAGCCCTCACTCCCCAGGAGTGGGAGGCGCTTTGCGACGGCTGCGGGAAGTGCTGCCTGAACAAGCTCGAGGATGAGGACACCGGCGAGGTCGTCTTCACCTCTGTCGCCTGCCGCCTACTGGACGGGGAAACCTGCCGTTGCGCGCAATATGACATCCGGCTGCAATTCGTTCCCGAATGTATCGTTCTGAAGCCCCAGAACATGGGCGAGATCGCATATTTCATGCCCACATCCTGTGCCTATCGTCTGCGGTATGAGGGAAAGCCCTTGCAGGATTGGCACCCGCTGATCTCGGGCAACCCCGAAAGCGTTCATGAGGCGGGCGTGTCGGTGCGCGGCTGGACAACGCCCGAGTTCGAGGTCGATGAAGACGACTGGGAAGACTATGTGATCGAGGAGGAGCATTGA